A genomic segment from Mus musculus strain C57BL/6J chromosome 13, GRCm38.p6 C57BL/6J encodes:
- the Gapt gene encoding protein GAPT, protein MLECFESSPVAVAVGVSLLVLLLLCGIGCAWHWNRRESTPFTLPKFMQRRSSRQKDVTKTVSSSAYVISPSMKASVESKGHKSTAKRNKMHGNYENVEVCPPCTEGTTEKALYENTQPSNLEEHVYGNQTDPLYYNFQKPSPPPPQDDDIYILPDCD, encoded by the coding sequence ATGCTGGAATGCTTTGAGAGTTCTCCGGTGGCTGTGGCTGTAGGCGTTTCCCTCCTAGTCCTCTTGCTGCTCTGTGGGATTGGATGTGCTTGGCACTGGAATCGCAGGGAAAGCACACCGTTTACCCTACCGAAGTTTATGCAAAGGAGAAGCAGCAGGCAGAAAGACGTCACAAAAACCGTCAGCTCGAGTGCCTACGTGATTAGCCCAAGCATGAAAGCCTCGGTGGAAAGCAAAGGCCACAAGTCTACTGCCAAGAGAAACAAGATGCATGGCAACTATGAAAATGTGGAAGTGTGCCCTCCCTGCACTGAAGGGACAACTGAGAAGGCCCTGTATGAAAACACGCAGCCGTCTAATCTCGAGGAACACGTCTACGGGAATCAAACGGACCCCCTCTATTATAACTTCCAGAAACCTAGCCCTCCTCCGCCTCAAGATGACGATATATACATCCTTCCAGATTGCGACTAG